A single Comamonas sp. NLF-1-9 DNA region contains:
- a CDS encoding peroxiredoxin, protein MAIAVNKPLPEFEANATGEVHVSNVSHLGQALVLYFYPKDNTPGCTTEAMQFRDRYKDFVKLGAEVFGVSRDNMKSHDDFKAKLELPFELIADTEEKMCHMFGVVKNKIMYGKKVKGIERSTFLINADGIVVQEWRGLKVPGHVEDVLKAVKALKTPVKKVA, encoded by the coding sequence ATGGCGATTGCTGTCAACAAACCCCTTCCTGAATTCGAAGCCAACGCGACCGGCGAAGTGCATGTCTCCAACGTCTCGCATCTGGGCCAGGCGCTGGTGCTGTACTTCTACCCCAAGGACAATACCCCCGGCTGCACGACGGAAGCCATGCAGTTTCGCGACAGGTACAAGGATTTCGTCAAGCTCGGCGCCGAGGTCTTCGGCGTCTCGCGCGACAACATGAAGTCGCACGACGACTTCAAGGCCAAGCTCGAGCTGCCCTTCGAGCTGATCGCCGACACCGAAGAGAAAATGTGCCACATGTTCGGCGTGGTCAAGAACAAGATCATGTACGGCAAGAAGGTCAAGGGCATCGAGCGCTCCACCTTCCTCATCAATGCCGACGGCATCGTGGTGCAGGAGTGGCGCGGCCTGAAGGTGCCGGGCCACGTCGAAGACGTGCTCAAGGCCGTCAAGGCGCTCAAGACCCCGGTCAAGAAGGTCGCCTGA
- a CDS encoding PhoH family protein, whose product MPLPPPPTQRAALLSAGKRKADAPAKPAAAKAAPVSPARPAQARPSAPAARPAPARPALAPAPVPQPAARAPAPAPAPSPAPQRKGGARARKTGAAGSGAAKLFVLDTNVLLHDPTSLFRFEEHDIFLPMVVLEELDAHKRGTTEVARNGRQASRTLDALVAAATSSDMARGVPLNGSGQRAATGQLYFQTEPLSYELPASLPQGKADNQILGVVQALRTRHAPREVVLVSKDINMRVKARALGLAAEDYENDKVLDDGDLLYSGYLALAPDFWIKAGKKVESWQHGATTCYRVSGPQVAQMLINQFVYFEAPGEPSLYARVTEIRDKSAVLQTLKDYGSAKNAVWGVNTRNREQNFAMNLLMDPEVDFVTLTGQAGTGKTLLALAAGLTQVLDERRYSEIIMTRATVSVGEDIGFLPGTEEEKMGPWMGALDDNLEFLAKGDGGSGAGEWGRAATNELIRSRIKIKSMNFMRGRTFMNKYVIIDEAQNLTPKQMKTLVTRAGPGTKIICMGNLGQIDTPYLTEGSSGLTFAVDRFKGWAHSGHILLARGERSRLADFASEVL is encoded by the coding sequence ATGCCCCTGCCACCACCACCCACCCAACGTGCGGCCCTGCTCTCGGCCGGCAAGCGCAAGGCCGACGCCCCGGCAAAACCGGCCGCGGCCAAGGCAGCGCCCGTTTCGCCCGCCAGGCCGGCGCAGGCAAGGCCCTCCGCACCCGCGGCGCGCCCTGCGCCGGCCCGGCCCGCGCTGGCGCCAGCGCCCGTGCCGCAGCCGGCGGCACGCGCACCTGCGCCAGCGCCCGCGCCGTCGCCCGCACCGCAACGCAAGGGCGGCGCGCGCGCGCGCAAGACGGGCGCCGCGGGCAGCGGCGCAGCCAAGCTCTTCGTGCTCGACACCAACGTGCTGCTGCACGACCCCACCAGCCTGTTTCGCTTCGAGGAGCACGACATCTTCCTGCCCATGGTGGTGCTCGAAGAGCTGGACGCGCACAAACGCGGCACCACCGAGGTCGCGCGCAACGGCCGCCAGGCCAGCCGCACGCTGGATGCGCTGGTCGCCGCCGCCACCAGCAGCGACATGGCCCGGGGCGTGCCGCTCAATGGCAGCGGGCAGCGCGCCGCCACCGGCCAGCTCTACTTCCAGACCGAGCCGCTGAGCTACGAACTGCCCGCGAGCCTGCCCCAAGGCAAGGCGGACAACCAGATCCTGGGCGTGGTGCAGGCGCTGCGCACGCGCCATGCGCCGCGCGAGGTGGTGCTGGTGTCCAAGGACATCAACATGCGCGTGAAGGCGCGCGCGCTGGGCCTGGCCGCGGAGGACTACGAGAACGACAAGGTGCTCGACGACGGCGACCTGCTGTATTCGGGCTACCTGGCGCTTGCGCCCGACTTCTGGATCAAGGCCGGCAAGAAGGTGGAGAGCTGGCAGCACGGCGCCACCACCTGCTACCGCGTGAGCGGCCCGCAGGTGGCGCAGATGCTGATCAACCAGTTCGTCTATTTCGAGGCGCCGGGCGAACCCAGCCTGTATGCGCGCGTCACCGAGATCCGCGACAAGAGCGCGGTGCTGCAGACGCTCAAGGACTACGGCTCGGCCAAGAACGCGGTCTGGGGCGTGAACACGCGCAACCGCGAGCAGAACTTCGCGATGAACCTCTTGATGGACCCCGAGGTGGACTTCGTCACGCTCACCGGCCAGGCAGGCACCGGCAAGACGCTGCTGGCGCTGGCCGCGGGCCTCACGCAGGTGCTCGACGAGCGCCGCTACAGCGAGATCATCATGACCCGCGCGACGGTGAGCGTGGGCGAGGACATCGGCTTTCTGCCCGGCACCGAGGAAGAGAAGATGGGTCCATGGATGGGCGCGCTGGACGACAACCTCGAATTCCTCGCCAAGGGCGACGGCGGCAGCGGCGCCGGCGAATGGGGGCGCGCCGCGACCAACGAGCTGATCCGCAGCCGCATCAAGATCAAGAGCATGAACTTCATGCGCGGGCGCACCTTCATGAACAAGTACGTGATCATCGACGAGGCGCAGAACCTCACGCCCAAACAGATGAAGACGCTGGTCACGCGCGCCGGGCCCGGCACCAAGATCATCTGCATGGGCAACCTCGGACAGATCGACACGCCCTACCTCACCGAAGGCTCCTCGGGCCTGACCTTTGCGGTGGACCGCTTCAAGGGCTGGGCGCACAGCGGCCACATCCTGCTGGCGCGTGGCGAACGCTCGCGCCTGGCGGACTTCGCGAGCGAGGTGCTGTAG
- a CDS encoding Mth938-like domain-containing protein, producing the protein MKFQPDRSDTQTVTGYGPGWIAVDAERLTHSVIIGFSGERIDWKCERFEDLSPAHFAQLAELDAEVVIFGSGERGRFVPPQWLKPLMARHVGMETMDTHAACRTYNILAGEGRKVFAALLV; encoded by the coding sequence ATGAAGTTCCAGCCCGATCGCAGCGACACCCAGACCGTCACCGGCTACGGCCCGGGCTGGATCGCGGTGGATGCCGAGCGGCTCACGCACAGCGTGATCATCGGCTTCAGCGGCGAGCGCATCGACTGGAAGTGCGAGCGCTTCGAAGACCTCTCGCCCGCCCACTTCGCCCAGCTGGCGGAGCTGGACGCCGAGGTGGTCATCTTCGGCAGCGGGGAGCGCGGGCGCTTCGTGCCGCCGCAGTGGCTCAAGCCCTTGATGGCGCGCCACGTCGGCATGGAAACCATGGACACCCACGCGGCCTGCCGCACCTACAACATCCTCGCCGGCGAAGGCCGCAAGGTGTTTGCGGCGCTGCTCGTCTGA
- the glp gene encoding gephyrin-like molybdotransferase Glp, with the protein MQTPLKPLDEALAELLAQATPLGERESVSLFDADRRVLAQDVVSPLQVPPRDNSAMDGYALRAADVAQPGVVLPVSQRIAAGHVGQPLAAGTAARIFTGAPIPRGADAVVMQEECAPLDGERVQVKARPRPGQCIRRSGEDIARGSTVLPAGTRLGPAELGLAASVGLAELAVARRPRVALFSTGDELVMPGTVAPAQLPEGHIYNSNRYFLRSLLQRLGCEVLDLGVVQDTLAATVAALELAAERCDVIVTSGGVSVGEEDHVKPAVARLGALDLWKIAIKPGKPFACGHVQSGARRAHFLGLPGNPVSSFITFALLVRPFLLRLQGVADVAPLSVAATAGFDWAKPDKRREFLRVRRGAQGQLELFPNQSSGVLTSTVWADGVVDNPPGTPIARGDSVRFIAWTELL; encoded by the coding sequence ATGCAAACCCCTCTCAAACCCCTGGACGAAGCCCTGGCCGAGCTGCTGGCGCAGGCCACGCCGCTGGGCGAGCGCGAAAGCGTCTCGCTGTTCGATGCCGACCGCCGCGTGCTGGCGCAGGACGTGGTCTCGCCCCTGCAGGTTCCGCCGCGCGACAACAGCGCGATGGACGGCTACGCGCTGCGCGCCGCGGATGTGGCGCAGCCCGGCGTGGTGCTGCCCGTGTCGCAGCGCATTGCCGCGGGCCACGTCGGCCAGCCCCTGGCGGCCGGCACGGCCGCGCGCATCTTTACCGGCGCGCCGATTCCCCGGGGCGCGGACGCAGTGGTGATGCAGGAGGAATGCGCGCCGCTCGACGGCGAGCGCGTGCAGGTCAAGGCCCGGCCCAGGCCCGGCCAGTGCATCCGCCGCAGCGGCGAAGACATAGCGCGCGGCAGCACCGTGCTGCCTGCGGGCACGCGCCTGGGCCCGGCCGAGCTGGGCCTGGCGGCCAGCGTGGGCCTGGCCGAGCTGGCCGTGGCCCGGCGCCCGCGCGTGGCGCTGTTTTCCACCGGCGACGAGCTCGTCATGCCCGGTACCGTGGCGCCCGCGCAACTGCCCGAAGGCCACATCTACAACAGCAACCGCTACTTCCTGCGCAGCCTGCTGCAGCGCCTGGGCTGCGAGGTGCTGGACCTGGGCGTGGTACAGGACACGCTGGCTGCCACCGTGGCCGCGCTGGAACTGGCGGCCGAGCGCTGCGACGTGATCGTCACCAGCGGCGGCGTGTCGGTGGGCGAGGAAGACCACGTCAAGCCCGCCGTCGCGCGCCTGGGTGCGCTCGACCTGTGGAAAATTGCCATCAAGCCCGGCAAGCCCTTTGCCTGCGGCCATGTGCAAAGTGGGGCGCGCCGCGCGCATTTCCTCGGCCTGCCGGGCAACCCCGTGTCGAGCTTCATCACCTTCGCGCTGTTGGTGCGCCCCTTCCTGCTGCGTTTGCAGGGCGTGGCCGATGTTGCTCCCTTGTCCGTAGCGGCCACCGCTGGGTTCGATTGGGCAAAACCAGACAAACGCCGTGAATTCCTGCGCGTGCGCCGGGGCGCGCAGGGGCAACTGGAATTGTTTCCCAACCAGAGCTCGGGCGTGCTCACCTCCACGGTCTGGGCCGACGGCGTGGTGGACAATCCGCCCGGCACGCCCATCGCCCGGGGCGACAGCGTGCGCTTCATTGCCTGGACGGAGCTGCTGTGA
- a CDS encoding type II toxin-antitoxin system VapC family toxin → MVWLLDTCVVSESFKSLPEPVVRQWLDAHRGQCLIPAVSVGEILFGIERMVPSARRSRLQLWFEQLCHDFEGKILPTDEAVWRTWSRLRVSCQAIGRPQADLDLLIAATAVTHRLPLVTRNTRHFQDTGLTLVNPWDA, encoded by the coding sequence ATGGTTTGGCTGCTGGATACCTGCGTGGTCTCCGAATCTTTCAAATCGCTTCCCGAGCCTGTCGTTCGGCAATGGCTGGATGCGCACCGGGGCCAGTGTCTGATACCGGCCGTGAGCGTGGGCGAGATTCTGTTTGGCATTGAACGCATGGTGCCCAGCGCCCGGCGCAGCCGCTTGCAACTGTGGTTTGAGCAGCTATGTCACGATTTCGAGGGCAAGATACTGCCCACGGATGAAGCGGTCTGGCGCACCTGGAGCCGCTTGCGGGTGTCTTGCCAGGCGATAGGCCGCCCGCAGGCAGACCTTGATCTGCTGATCGCGGCGACGGCAGTCACGCACCGCTTGCCCCTGGTGACCCGCAACACCCGCCATTTTCAAGACACCGGCCTGACGCTCGTCAACCCCTGGGATGCTTGA
- a CDS encoding pyridoxal phosphate-dependent aminotransferase: protein MKPLHKSAKLNNVLYDVRGPIVDAARQMEEEGQKIIKLNIGNMAPFGFDPPDEVVQDMIRNLPESAGYSDSKGLFAARKAVMHYTQQQGIAGVTLDDIYLGNGASELIVMATNALLDDGDELLLPAPDYPLWTAATSLAGGVPVHYVCDEARGWMPDLADMRAKIGPKTRGIVVINPNNPTGALYSDELLKGIVQLAREHELVLLVDEVYDKVLYEGARHTAMASLSTDVLTLTFNSLSKAYRSCGFRAGWMVVSGDKSLAGDYIEGLNMLANLKLGSNVPGQWAIQTALGGYQSINDLIREGGRLRVQRDLAYELITAIPGVTCVKPQAALYMFPRLDPEMYPIEDDRQFFMEVLRATRVMLVQGTGFNYPDHQHFRIVFLPHKSDLREAIGRLAKFLEQYRARRAKPASVLVINPEKEAARA, encoded by the coding sequence ATGAAACCGCTGCACAAATCCGCCAAACTGAACAACGTGCTCTACGACGTGCGCGGCCCCATCGTGGACGCGGCGCGGCAGATGGAGGAAGAGGGCCAGAAGATCATCAAGCTCAATATCGGCAACATGGCGCCGTTCGGCTTCGATCCGCCCGACGAGGTGGTGCAGGACATGATCCGCAACCTGCCCGAGTCCGCCGGTTACTCGGACAGCAAGGGCCTCTTCGCCGCGCGCAAGGCGGTGATGCACTACACGCAGCAGCAGGGCATCGCCGGCGTCACGCTGGACGACATCTACCTGGGCAATGGCGCGAGCGAGCTGATCGTGATGGCGACCAATGCGCTGCTTGACGACGGCGACGAGCTGCTGCTGCCCGCGCCCGACTATCCGCTGTGGACGGCCGCGACCAGCCTGGCCGGTGGCGTGCCGGTGCATTACGTCTGCGACGAGGCGCGCGGCTGGATGCCGGACCTGGCCGACATGCGCGCCAAGATCGGGCCGAAGACGCGCGGCATCGTGGTGATCAACCCGAACAACCCCACGGGCGCGCTGTATTCCGACGAACTGCTCAAGGGCATCGTGCAGCTGGCGCGCGAGCACGAACTGGTGCTGCTGGTCGACGAGGTCTACGACAAGGTGCTGTACGAGGGCGCGCGCCACACGGCCATGGCCAGCCTTTCGACGGACGTGCTCACGCTCACTTTCAACTCGCTCTCCAAGGCCTACCGCTCCTGCGGCTTTCGCGCCGGCTGGATGGTGGTCTCGGGCGACAAGTCGCTGGCCGGCGACTACATCGAGGGCTTGAACATGCTGGCCAACCTCAAGCTCGGCTCCAACGTGCCGGGCCAGTGGGCGATCCAGACCGCCCTGGGCGGCTACCAGAGCATCAACGATCTGATCAGGGAAGGCGGGCGCCTGCGCGTGCAGCGCGACCTGGCCTATGAGCTGATCACCGCGATCCCGGGCGTCACCTGCGTCAAGCCCCAGGCGGCGCTGTACATGTTCCCGCGCCTCGATCCCGAGATGTACCCGATCGAGGACGACCGCCAGTTCTTCATGGAAGTGCTGCGCGCCACGCGCGTGATGCTGGTGCAGGGCACGGGTTTCAACTACCCCGATCACCAGCACTTTCGCATCGTCTTCCTGCCGCACAAGAGCGACCTGCGCGAGGCGATCGGGCGTCTGGCCAAGTTCCTGGAGCAGTATCGCGCGCGCCGCGCCAAGCCGGCATCCGTGCTTGTCATCAATCCTGAAAAAGAAGCTGCTCGCGCTTGA
- the thrC gene encoding threonine synthase — translation MHYLSTRGDATARKFCDILLEGLAPDGGLYLPERYPQVNAAELARLRKVHAEQGYAALAFEILSLYIDDIPSADLRAICDKTYTAQVFGTREIVPLKPLEPGLFLLGLSNGPTLAFKDMAMQLLGHLFEYELGRRGEELNILGATSGDTGSAAEYAMRGKRGIRVFMLSPHGRMSPFQQAQMFSLQDANIHNIAIEGVFDDCQDIVKAVSNDLAFKARYRIGTVNSINWARLLAQVVYYFAGYFQATSDRVEAGGGPLPQPSPQRGEGAARVSFTVPSGNFGNVCAGHVARMMGLPVEHLVVATNENDVLDEFFRTGVYRVRAAADTRETSSPSMDISKASNFERFVFDLLGRDGAATRRLFAEQLPGQGFFDLSGDARFAQAAACYGFRSGRSTHADRLATIREVHARCGVTIDTHTADGVKVAREHLDGKPMLVLETALPIKFAQTITEALGHPPERPAQFVGIEDLPKRVSVLPAEVAGVKAAIAAQVSV, via the coding sequence ATGCACTACCTCTCTACCCGTGGCGACGCCACAGCCCGAAAATTCTGCGACATCCTGCTCGAAGGCCTGGCGCCCGACGGCGGCCTGTACCTGCCCGAGCGCTATCCGCAGGTGAATGCGGCCGAACTTGCCCGCCTGCGCAAGGTACATGCCGAACAGGGCTATGCGGCGCTGGCCTTCGAGATCCTCTCGCTCTACATCGACGACATCCCCTCGGCCGACCTGAGGGCGATCTGCGACAAGACCTACACCGCCCAGGTCTTCGGCACGCGCGAGATCGTGCCGCTCAAGCCTTTGGAACCGGGACTGTTCCTGCTGGGCCTGTCCAACGGCCCGACGCTCGCCTTCAAGGACATGGCCATGCAGCTGCTGGGCCATCTGTTCGAATATGAGTTGGGCCGGCGCGGTGAAGAGCTCAACATCCTGGGCGCGACCAGCGGCGACACCGGCAGCGCCGCCGAATACGCCATGCGCGGCAAGCGGGGCATCCGCGTCTTCATGCTCAGCCCGCACGGGCGCATGAGCCCCTTCCAGCAGGCGCAGATGTTCAGCCTGCAGGATGCCAACATCCACAACATCGCCATCGAGGGCGTGTTCGACGACTGCCAGGACATCGTCAAGGCGGTCAGCAACGACCTCGCGTTCAAGGCGAGGTACCGCATCGGCACGGTGAACTCGATCAACTGGGCGCGGCTGCTGGCGCAGGTGGTGTATTACTTTGCGGGGTACTTCCAGGCGACCTCTGATCGCGTTGAAGCGGGGGGCGGCCCCCTGCCCCAGCCCTCTCCCCAGAGGGGCGAGGGGGCAGCGCGGGTGAGCTTTACCGTCCCGTCGGGCAACTTCGGCAACGTCTGCGCCGGGCACGTGGCGCGCATGATGGGGCTGCCCGTCGAGCACCTGGTCGTCGCCACCAATGAAAACGACGTGCTCGACGAGTTCTTCCGCACCGGCGTCTACCGCGTGCGCGCCGCGGCCGATACGCGGGAGACCTCCAGCCCCTCGATGGACATCTCCAAGGCGAGCAATTTCGAGCGCTTCGTCTTCGACCTGCTCGGGCGCGACGGCGCGGCCACGCGGCGGCTTTTTGCCGAGCAGCTTCCCGGCCAGGGTTTTTTCGACCTGAGCGGCGATGCGCGCTTTGCCCAGGCCGCGGCGTGCTACGGCTTTCGCAGCGGGCGCAGCACCCATGCCGACCGTCTGGCCACCATCCGCGAGGTGCATGCGCGGTGCGGCGTGACCATAGACACGCACACCGCCGACGGCGTGAAGGTGGCGCGCGAGCATCTGGACGGCAAGCCCATGCTCGTGCTGGAAACCGCCTTGCCGATCAAGTTCGCCCAGACCATCACCGAGGCGCTGGGCCATCCGCCCGAGCGGCCGGCGCAATTCGTCGGCATCGAAGACCTGCCCAAGCGCGTCAGCGTGCTGCCCGCCGAGGTTGCCGGCGTCAAGGCGGCCATCGCGGCGCAGGTCTCGGTCTAA
- a CDS encoding MoaD/ThiS family protein, whose product MTAKTVTVRYFASIREGMGRERESVSTRAQTLAALRQELIARGAPWADCLAEGRALRMALDQAMAGADAPLPDGAEVAFFPPVTGG is encoded by the coding sequence ATGACCGCCAAGACCGTGACCGTGCGTTACTTCGCCTCCATCCGCGAAGGCATGGGCCGCGAGCGCGAAAGCGTGAGTACCCGCGCCCAAACGCTGGCCGCGCTGCGTCAGGAGCTGATCGCGCGCGGCGCGCCCTGGGCCGACTGCCTGGCCGAAGGGCGTGCGCTGCGCATGGCGCTGGATCAGGCCATGGCCGGCGCCGATGCCCCCTTGCCGGACGGCGCCGAGGTTGCCTTCTTTCCGCCGGTGACCGGGGGTTGA
- a CDS encoding homoserine dehydrogenase — translation MKPIQVGLLGIGTVGSGTFQVLSRNQEEIGRRAGRAIEITMVADLDTARARSIVGDGVRVVGDAREVIANPEIDVVVELIGGYGIARQLVMEAIGQGKHVVTANKALLAVHGTEIFRAAAAKGVIIAFEAAVAGGIPIIKALREGLTANRIQWVAGIINGTTNFILSEMRDKGMDFAAALKDAQRLGYAEADPTFDIEGVDAAHKATLISAIAFGIPVQFDKCHVEGITRLASADIRYAEQLGYRIKLLGITRRTDKGVELRVHPTLIPARRLIANVDGAMNAVVVQGDAVGATLYYGKGAGSEPTASAVIADLVDIARLDGADPTHRVPPLAFQSSTLAAAGGDLPVLPMAEVVTGYYLRIRVVDEAGVLARITGILAGAGISIDAILQREAQEVVSEGTAPEGTQGIPQTDLIILTHDTREGDLDGALAQIQPLPTVLAPITRIRKEELN, via the coding sequence ATGAAACCCATCCAAGTCGGCCTGCTCGGCATAGGCACCGTAGGCAGCGGCACCTTCCAGGTGCTCTCGCGCAACCAGGAAGAGATCGGCCGGCGTGCCGGGCGGGCGATAGAGATCACCATGGTGGCCGACCTGGACACCGCGCGCGCGCGCTCCATCGTGGGCGACGGCGTGCGCGTGGTGGGCGATGCGCGCGAGGTCATCGCCAACCCCGAGATCGACGTGGTGGTGGAGCTGATCGGCGGCTACGGCATAGCCCGGCAGCTGGTGATGGAGGCCATTGGCCAGGGCAAGCACGTGGTCACGGCGAACAAGGCGCTGCTGGCGGTGCACGGCACCGAGATCTTCCGCGCGGCCGCGGCCAAGGGCGTGATCATCGCCTTCGAGGCGGCAGTCGCCGGGGGCATTCCCATCATCAAGGCGCTGCGCGAGGGGCTGACGGCCAACCGCATCCAGTGGGTGGCGGGCATCATCAACGGCACGACGAATTTCATCCTCAGCGAGATGCGCGACAAGGGCATGGACTTCGCCGCCGCCCTCAAGGACGCCCAGCGCCTGGGCTACGCCGAGGCCGACCCCACCTTCGACATCGAGGGCGTGGACGCGGCGCACAAGGCGACGCTCATCAGCGCGATTGCCTTCGGCATACCGGTGCAGTTCGACAAGTGCCACGTGGAAGGCATCACCAGGCTCGCGAGTGCCGACATCAGGTACGCCGAGCAGCTGGGCTACCGCATCAAGCTGCTGGGCATCACCCGGCGCACCGACAAGGGCGTGGAGCTGCGCGTGCACCCCACCCTGATCCCGGCGCGGCGCCTGATCGCCAACGTCGATGGCGCGATGAACGCGGTGGTGGTGCAGGGCGACGCGGTCGGTGCCACGCTCTACTACGGCAAGGGCGCCGGCAGCGAGCCGACGGCCAGTGCGGTGATTGCCGACCTGGTGGACATCGCGCGCCTGGACGGCGCCGACCCCACGCACCGCGTGCCGCCGCTGGCCTTTCAGAGCAGCACGCTGGCGGCGGCCGGCGGCGACCTGCCCGTGCTGCCCATGGCCGAGGTGGTCACCGGCTACTACCTGCGCATCCGCGTGGTGGACGAGGCCGGCGTGCTGGCGCGCATCACCGGCATCCTGGCGGGCGCGGGCATCAGCATCGACGCCATCCTGCAGCGCGAAGCGCAGGAGGTAGTCAGCGAGGGCACCGCGCCCGAGGGCACGCAGGGCATACCGCAGACCGACCTGATCATCCTCACCCACGACACCCGCGAGGGCGACCTTGACGGCGCGCTGGCACAGATCCAGCCGCTGCCCACGGTGCTCGCGCCGATCACGCGCATCCGCAAGGAAGAGCTGAACTGA
- a CDS encoding type II toxin-antitoxin system Phd/YefM family antitoxin, with product MSSVWQVQEAKNHFSEMIDRALSEGPQTVTRHGKPVVRMVAVEQESTASHGDDGFVDFLLNAPKADDFELPERTSIKPLEPLGE from the coding sequence ATGTCCTCAGTATGGCAAGTACAAGAAGCCAAGAACCACTTCAGCGAAATGATAGACCGGGCCCTGAGCGAAGGCCCGCAGACCGTTACGCGCCACGGCAAGCCCGTGGTACGGATGGTGGCGGTAGAGCAGGAGAGCACTGCATCGCATGGCGATGACGGGTTTGTCGACTTTCTGCTCAATGCCCCCAAAGCCGATGATTTCGAGTTGCCGGAGCGCACCAGCATCAAGCCCCTGGAACCTCTGGGTGAGTGA
- the moaE gene encoding molybdopterin synthase catalytic subunit MoaE, whose protein sequence is MSGEISIQRADFDVGSELARLRAGEARVGAVCCFVGTVREHGSSGPVSRMELEHYPGMTEKAIAAMIEEARRRFDLYGVRVIHRVGALAAQDQIVLVAVTSSHRQASFQACEFLMDYLKTQAPFWKKEHTPDGERWVDARESDDAALARWGVRARNVG, encoded by the coding sequence ATGTCCGGCGAGATTTCCATCCAGCGCGCCGACTTCGACGTGGGCAGCGAACTCGCGCGCCTGCGCGCCGGCGAGGCGCGTGTCGGCGCGGTCTGCTGCTTCGTCGGTACGGTGCGCGAGCACGGCAGCAGCGGCCCGGTCAGCCGCATGGAACTCGAACACTACCCGGGCATGACCGAAAAGGCGATCGCCGCGATGATCGAGGAAGCGCGCCGGCGCTTCGACCTGTACGGCGTGCGCGTGATCCATCGCGTGGGGGCCCTGGCGGCGCAGGATCAGATCGTGCTCGTGGCCGTCACCAGCAGCCACCGCCAGGCGAGCTTTCAGGCCTGCGAATTCCTGATGGACTATCTCAAGACCCAGGCGCCGTTCTGGAAAAAAGAACACACGCCCGACGGCGAGCGCTGGGTCGATGCGCGCGAAAGCGACGACGCGGCGCTCGCGCGCTGGGGCGTGCGGGCACGCAACGTCGGCTAG